In Desulfonatronum thiodismutans, the genomic window CAAGATGTTGGGAAAAGGCGGTCTTCAGGCCGCTGAAGCTGAAATCCAGATTCCGGTTGTCCAGGTAGGGCCGGGGGAACAAGGATCGGTTCGGCTCGGACCCCGCTGCCAGGGCGTCGATGTGCCGGCCACCGGGGTAGGGCAGGTTGAGCATGGACGCACTCTTGTCCAGGGCCTCCCCGGCAGCGTCGTCCAGGGTTCGGCCCAGCAGATCGAATTGGAACGGGGAGGTTATCCGATACAACTGGGTATGTCCTCCGGAAACCAAAAGACCCAGGGCCGGAAACGGAATCTCCCCTTCCAGTCCGGCGGCCAGCAGATGGGCGTGCAGATGGTTGACGCCCACCAAGGGAACACCCAGGGACAGAGCCAGGCCCTTGGCCATGCCCATGCCCACCAGCAGGCTGCCCAGCAGGCCGGGCCCCCTTGCGGCGGCCACGACCTGGACGTCCCGAATAGTCAGGCCGGTCCGCTCCAAGAGCCGTTCCAAGAGAACGGGCAGGGCCGTGAGATGACCGCGGGAGGCCAGTTCCGGGACCACACCGCCGAACAAGGCGTGGAGTTTTTCCTGACTGTGCAGACATTGCCCCAGCAGTCGGCCGTCGTGGACCAGGGCCACCGCGGTCTCGTCGCAGGAAGTTTCGATGCCGAGGCAGAGCATGGAAGATAATCTGAACCGGGCTCTGGTCGGCTCAACCGGCCTGGAGCAGTTCCCGGACTTTGAGTACGTCCAGTTTGGACCCGATGACCAGAGGAACGCGCTGGTGCAGTTCAGCAGGTTGGATGTCCAGGATGCGGTTGATTCCGTCGGTGGCCATGCCGCCGGCCTGCTCCACGATCATGGCCAGGGGGTTGGCCTCGCACATCAGGCGCAGCTTTCCGTGGGGATGATTGGAGTCCTTGGTGTCCGCCGGGTAGAGAAAGACGCCGCCGTAGAGCAGGTTACGATGGAAGTCCGCTACCAGGGAGCCGATGTACCGGGAGCGATAGACCCGTTTGGATTCGTTGTTCGGATCCTTGAAGTAATCGATGGCCTTACGGGTGGGCTGGTCCCAGTAGTGCCGGTACCCTTCGTTGGCGGAGTAGATTTTGCCTCGTTCCGGAATCTGGATGTCCGGATGGGAGAGCAGGAACTCGCCGACGCTGGGGTCCAGGGTGAAGCCGTGAACCCCTTTGCCCGTGGTGTACACGAGCATGGTGGACGAACCATATATGATATACCCGGCGGCCACCTGTTGAGCGCCTTTTTGGAGCACGTCGGCCATGGTGACCGGTTCCCCGCAAGCACTGGTTCGGCGAAAAATGGAGAAGATCGTGCCGATGCTGACGTTGGCGTCGATGTTCGACGAACCGTCCAGGGGATCGAAGATCAGGATATAGTCCCCTTGGGGGCAGTCGGCGGGGATCTGGATCAAGTCGGCGTTTTCCTCGGAGGCCAGGGCGCAGAGCACGCCGGCCCGTTGCAAGCGGTGCACCAGGACCTGATTGGCGAACTCGTCCAGCTTGCGGACCTTTTCTCCCTGAACGTTGGTCTCCCCGGTCAGCCCCAGGATTTCCACCAATCCGGCTTTGTTCACCTCTTGATTGATGATCTTCCCGGAGAGGATCATTTCCGAAAGGAGGCGGGTGAATCGCCCCGTGGCCATGGGGGATTCCTTCTGGTGGAAAAGCAGGTGCTCGATGACCGTGATCTGAGGCATGGGAAGACTCCTTGAAAAAGGCGTTAGTTGGCGAGGGCCAGGGCGTAGATCAGTTGCAGAGCCCCGATGGGCCGAGACAGCCAGAGAAAAGTCCGGGACTCAGCCGACCGGCGGCCGTGAACCCGGTCCCGGAGGATGCTGTCCCAAGGGGCTTGTGTGATTTCTCGGGTGGTCTCCTGATCGACGCCGGTCCAAAGAAGGGTTTCCGGAGTCAGCAGGACCAAGCGTTCCGAGGCCGTGGCGAAGGCTGTCAGAGCGCGAGGGTCGAAATGGGCGATGATCAACCCTTGCCACGTCCCGTCGCGAAAGAACGGGCCGGCAATGATCACTTCCGGACCCAACGGCGTCTCCTCGACGAAGCCTTGCAGGTCGCGCTGAAGCATGGACCATTCCCGCTCCAGCAACGGCTCGAAGGCGATGCTTTTCAGCGGCGTCTCCGGATGGCTGGTCAGCACTCGACCCTGGGCATCCACCGCCAGAACGGCGGTCATCCAGGGAAACCGCTCCAGAAAGGTGGTGAACCAGGCCGCGGGCGGAAATTGATCCTGAGGTGCCAGGGTCCGCAGGGCCTCTTCCAGGTGTTGGTCCATCAGGCTGAACTGCGTGGCCAAAAGTTGTTCGTTTCTGGACAAGCCGGGGCGGCGGTCCAGGTCGATCTCCGGCTTGGGGTCGACATAGGTCTCGTAGGCGTCGGCGGTTTTGTCCCAAGCACTTTGGATAGTCGAGCAACCAGCCAGGGAAATGAGCAGGGTCAAAAGGCCTAGGCGCAAAAGAAGATGGATGGTCATAATCGCGGTGAACTCCAATCGCATGCAGTGTGGAACGGGTTTGGAGAAGCCTATATCCCGGCCCGGGATTCCAATCGTTCCGCAAGCTTCTTAAGGGTTTGTTTCGTGGTCGCGGTTGTCGGCGACGGGGCAGTGGAGGAGGACGCAACGGGATGCTCAGCGTCTCCCGACGCGTCCTCCATTTCGGTATTTCGTTCCAGTTCCGAATCAGACTCAAGCTCCGGTTCCGCCCGCGGTTCCGGCTCCCCGTGCTCGGTTTGTTGAGAATCCGGCTCTCTTTGGCCCTTGACGGATCGGTCACGCAGTTCTTGGATCCGAGCCTCCAGCTCCTGGCGTTGTTCGTCATCCGGAGACGTTTGGAGCAGCTTTGCGTACAGATCCAGGGCTTCGTCGTGCTCGCCCTGTTTGGCCAGCAGGTCGGCATAGGTTTTTGTCTCGTAGTACCGTCGCTCGCCTTCGGAAAGGGTGGCTTCGGCCTCCGCCTCGGGGTCCTGTTCGTGGGAGGGGGTAGGATTCGGCTCCGGAGCCGGCCCAGGCTCGGGCACCGACGGAAGTTCGGGCTTCGGAGGTTCAGGGGCCTCTTGCTCCAGGGGAACGGGAACCTGAAACTCCTCGCGTCCACCGGTCACCGCGCGCAAGCCTTGTTCCAGGAGCGTCTCCCAGGTGACCCGGGCTCCGCCGAGTTGGAACGCGAGCATGTCCAGGGTCACGGCGAGGTCGGTCCGGCCTTCGGCCCTGCTGCGAGCGCCCCAGTGCCTCCAAAAAGAAGGGTGTTCGATCAACGCTTTGGTGAGCGATTCCAGTTCCGGGGAGGAGAGAGCCTCGGCTTCAGGCGTTCCTTCGGCGGAAAAAGGCAAGTCCTTGGAGGCGGCGTCTGATTCGGTGAGGCATTCGATTAAAAGGAGGCGGGCTTCCAGGTGTTCCGGGTGAAAGGTCAACCCCTTGCGCAATACGGCAACGGCGTCCTCGTGGCGATGATCCTGCGTATATGCCTTGGCCAGGGGGAAAAACAGCTTGGAATTAGGCTCCAGGCGCAACACCTCTTCAAACCAGGCGATTTTTTCGGTCATGGCAATCTCCGGAACGTCTCGTTTTGCGGAATATAGAGGATTTCATCGGGTCGCAGGTAGTGCATCTCCACCCGGATTACGCTGGCCACGTACTCGTGGTCCGTGGTCAGGCGACGGATTTCGCGGCTCAGATCCAGATTGACCTCGTCTACGGCGGCGATTTGCTCGACCAGCGCATCTCGGCGGTCCCGCAGCTCCATGTAGGATTTCCAGCCCTGATCATGGATCAGGAGCGTCCAGGCCAAAAAGCCGCTCAACAGCAGGAGAAAAGAAAAGAGCAGGCGGGTCCATTTCATGGCGTGTTTGCTTCTTGGTAAGTCGAGGGGGACATCCAGACCGAAAAAACTATTGGAGCAGCCGGTCGGCGTGGGGTCTGGTTTCCAGGTACTGGAACTGCACTTCCAACTCCTGTAAAAAAATCGTCGTGGCCAGCTCAATCCGCTCAATATCCGCTTCGTCCACCGGGGTCCGCTCGATTTTGAGACCGTGGATCAGGGATCGCAGAGACGAGAGTTCCATCACTAACGTTTCGGCCTCGCGCAGAGAGCGCAATTGGGACTCCATTTCCAGGATGGTTTCCAAGCAATTCAACAAGCGTGCTTTTCTTCGTGATTCCATGTCCGTCGTGAACGTCAGTTCTTGGGTTTGCTTGCCTCTTCAGCGGCCAGACGCCACATTTTGCTGGTTTCCTCGTACCCGTCAATGACGGTCCGCACAAGCCGGGGAACGTCGGCGACGTCGTTTTGGTGCAGGTACCAATTCACGCCGTTGCGGAAAGAGGCGTCGGGATGAAGGCTTTTGGCCTCGCCGCCGATCAGGACGACGTTCACCCCTCGACGCTGGCCCCCCGGCCAGCCGTGGACGCGCTGGAGCACCTCGGCTCCATGCGGGGCATGGTCGATGAACACGAGTTCATAGGCCGCGGCGTCGATTTTTCGGATCGCTTCCGCCGTGTCGCCGGGAACGGCCAAGTGGTATCCCTGCTCGCCCAGGCTGGAGGTCAGGGCGGCGTTCCACTCCGGATCGCGCACGAAAGCAAAGGCGATTTTTGCTCCCGGAGGGTAGAAGTCCGTCTCATCCGCTGTTGGAGCCGACGGAGGCACAGAGGGCGGGGTGTTTGTATCGGAAGTTGTGCCAACGGAGTCAGGCTCCACGGTGAACGGTTTGTTGCATTGCGGACAGACCAATTTAAAGCGTTGGCCGGACGGGATTTTATCGTCGGCCACGGAGAGTTGTCGATCACAGTGCGGGCAGTTTAGGCGCATGCGGAAAATTCCTGTTTCGGTGCTGGATATCACGGTCTTAAAGATCGGAGTTGCGTTGGTCGTAGTTCGTATCCAGCTCCAACCCCTCGATGTTCGTCACTTTTTCCCCGCGCAGCGTCTTGATCCGGTTGATGGTCTGGCCCAGGCGGGAGCGGTCCGAAGCCGTGTTCATGGCCGTCTCCTCGGTGACGGCTTCTTCGGAATACAGCCGAGCCAGGTGTTGGTCA contains:
- the tsaD gene encoding tRNA (adenosine(37)-N6)-threonylcarbamoyltransferase complex transferase subunit TsaD; translation: MLCLGIETSCDETAVALVHDGRLLGQCLHSQEKLHALFGGVVPELASRGHLTALPVLLERLLERTGLTIRDVQVVAAARGPGLLGSLLVGMGMAKGLALSLGVPLVGVNHLHAHLLAAGLEGEIPFPALGLLVSGGHTQLYRITSPFQFDLLGRTLDDAAGEALDKSASMLNLPYPGGRHIDALAAGSEPNRSLFPRPYLDNRNLDFSFSGLKTAFSQHLAQRPDLRLPRLPDDAALARWSEDHPELGTVCASLNWSIAETLRTKVERALQDKTAYRAVIAAGGVAANTMLRSLLAETAQARGLALILPSPALCTDNAAMIAYSGWLLARNGWEHDQTVEALPRGKPIPWDYRPRSFPNPSTSP
- the fbp gene encoding class 1 fructose-bisphosphatase — translated: MPQITVIEHLLFHQKESPMATGRFTRLLSEMILSGKIINQEVNKAGLVEILGLTGETNVQGEKVRKLDEFANQVLVHRLQRAGVLCALASEENADLIQIPADCPQGDYILIFDPLDGSSNIDANVSIGTIFSIFRRTSACGEPVTMADVLQKGAQQVAAGYIIYGSSTMLVYTTGKGVHGFTLDPSVGEFLLSHPDIQIPERGKIYSANEGYRHYWDQPTRKAIDYFKDPNNESKRVYRSRYIGSLVADFHRNLLYGGVFLYPADTKDSNHPHGKLRLMCEANPLAMIVEQAGGMATDGINRILDIQPAELHQRVPLVIGSKLDVLKVRELLQAG
- a CDS encoding FtsB family cell division protein, whose amino-acid sequence is MKWTRLLFSFLLLLSGFLAWTLLIHDQGWKSYMELRDRRDALVEQIAAVDEVNLDLSREIRRLTTDHEYVASVIRVEMHYLRPDEILYIPQNETFRRLP
- a CDS encoding MJ0042-type zinc finger domain-containing protein — encoded protein: MRLNCPHCDRQLSVADDKIPSGQRFKLVCPQCNKPFTVEPDSVGTTSDTNTPPSVPPSAPTADETDFYPPGAKIAFAFVRDPEWNAALTSSLGEQGYHLAVPGDTAEAIRKIDAAAYELVFIDHAPHGAEVLQRVHGWPGGQRRGVNVVLIGGEAKSLHPDASFRNGVNWYLHQNDVADVPRLVRTVIDGYEETSKMWRLAAEEASKPKN
- a CDS encoding tetratricopeptide repeat protein yields the protein MTEKIAWFEEVLRLEPNSKLFFPLAKAYTQDHRHEDAVAVLRKGLTFHPEHLEARLLLIECLTESDAASKDLPFSAEGTPEAEALSSPELESLTKALIEHPSFWRHWGARSRAEGRTDLAVTLDMLAFQLGGARVTWETLLEQGLRAVTGGREEFQVPVPLEQEAPEPPKPELPSVPEPGPAPEPNPTPSHEQDPEAEAEATLSEGERRYYETKTYADLLAKQGEHDEALDLYAKLLQTSPDDEQRQELEARIQELRDRSVKGQREPDSQQTEHGEPEPRAEPELESDSELERNTEMEDASGDAEHPVASSSTAPSPTTATTKQTLKKLAERLESRAGI